A genomic region of Acidobacteriota bacterium contains the following coding sequences:
- a CDS encoding methyltransferase — translation MSEPTVPPTSFRDLIEQVAGIVDSDRKISNKELIEICKGCSGFDFNFDAHIYHEIAETALNLLILKKYGRDLLASTNPIEAVSTVLRPLQKRLPTQTWRSETQISYQQFSTPVTIAYLAAYLLNIRQGETVLEPSCGTGCLAVWAFASGAKVIANEIDPRRRGAALALGFQPYSLDAEFIDDLLPEHLLPDIVLANPPFSSTGGRVKNNSRDFGFRHIESALRRLKKGGRFAVILGESGSPRSRSGDRFWEDLSPEIQVKASIELPGREFYSNGTSVKTTLIIGTKSPAIDTPLSSELEATPHIVAQSVEDAFEQAISLNLRF, via the coding sequence ATGAGCGAGCCAACAGTTCCCCCAACCTCATTCAGAGATCTCATCGAACAAGTTGCAGGGATTGTTGACAGCGACCGAAAGATCTCAAACAAGGAACTTATTGAGATCTGCAAAGGATGCAGTGGCTTTGATTTCAACTTCGATGCTCATATCTATCACGAGATAGCTGAAACTGCGTTGAACTTACTCATTCTGAAAAAGTACGGACGCGATCTACTTGCATCGACGAATCCGATCGAAGCAGTTTCTACAGTCTTAAGACCTTTGCAAAAAAGGCTTCCGACACAAACCTGGCGAAGTGAAACGCAGATCTCCTATCAACAGTTCTCCACGCCGGTTACTATTGCGTATCTAGCCGCTTATCTTTTGAACATTCGCCAAGGCGAGACAGTGCTCGAACCTTCCTGTGGTACGGGTTGTCTCGCTGTATGGGCGTTTGCATCTGGAGCCAAGGTGATAGCCAATGAGATCGACCCTCGAAGAAGAGGGGCGGCATTGGCGTTGGGGTTCCAGCCATATTCTCTCGATGCAGAGTTCATCGACGATCTTCTGCCTGAGCATTTACTCCCTGACATCGTTCTCGCTAATCCGCCGTTCTCTTCGACTGGCGGCCGCGTGAAAAATAACAGTCGGGACTTCGGTTTTCGTCATATCGAATCGGCATTACGAAGGCTAAAGAAAGGCGGGCGATTCGCGGTGATACTTGGTGAGAGCGGTTCACCGAGATCCCGCAGTGGAGATCGGTTCTGGGAAGATCTTTCCCCTGAAATACAGGTAAAAGCCTCCATCGAACTGCCTGGGCGTGAGTTCTACTCCAACGGGACGAGCGTCAAGACGACGCTAATTATCGGCACCAAGTCGCCTGCGATAGATACGCCATTGAGTTCGGAACTCGAAGCGACTCCGCATATTGTTGCTCAGTCGGTCGAGGATGCCTTCGAACAGGCCATTTCGTTAAATCTCCGTTTTTGA
- a CDS encoding sigma-54-dependent Fis family transcriptional regulator, with protein sequence MADNYVDDSAFKGRSILDEKILLFARVPHYVLITGERGTGKTTIAHQMHDLSPRSKRDFVSVNCASFTSELLESELFGYERGAFTGATAAKAGLFEAAQGGTLFLDEIGELSLGLQAKFLKAVEERRIRRVGGTMEREIDVRVVAATSRDLRSMVKNGTFRADLFDRLNILQLETLPLRYQKERIVETFLDQLETDRGTIGLEEPLQIEKEVLVAIQELEWKGNYREIRNFATRLAVETIDEPAITLQVVNNMLSGETRFRSELELADEKENNYLTVTLDPATDDLDSVYIKSAAIFVEDALQRSNGNLRRAARSINTTHSTISRILKKNQERFVTPSNASGSLAAAA encoded by the coding sequence ATGGCCGATAATTATGTTGATGACAGTGCTTTCAAGGGAAGGTCGATCTTGGATGAAAAAATCCTCCTCTTCGCCAGAGTTCCGCATTACGTCCTCATTACGGGGGAAAGAGGCACTGGAAAGACAACCATTGCCCACCAAATGCACGATCTTAGTCCCAGGTCGAAACGAGATTTCGTAAGCGTCAACTGCGCCAGTTTTACGTCTGAACTTTTGGAGTCAGAGCTTTTTGGATACGAGCGAGGTGCCTTTACCGGTGCGACCGCTGCGAAAGCGGGTCTGTTCGAAGCCGCACAAGGCGGAACACTCTTCCTCGACGAGATCGGAGAACTCTCGCTTGGACTTCAGGCGAAGTTTCTAAAAGCGGTCGAAGAAAGACGCATTCGTCGGGTTGGCGGAACGATGGAACGCGAAATTGATGTGCGGGTTGTTGCTGCGACTTCAAGAGATCTTCGATCAATGGTCAAGAACGGGACATTTAGGGCCGATCTCTTCGACCGTCTGAATATCCTTCAGCTTGAAACCTTGCCGCTTCGTTATCAAAAGGAAAGAATTGTCGAGACATTCCTCGACCAGTTAGAGACTGATAGAGGCACAATAGGGCTGGAGGAGCCTCTACAAATCGAAAAAGAAGTTCTTGTAGCGATCCAGGAACTCGAATGGAAGGGGAACTATCGAGAGATTAGAAATTTCGCAACCCGCCTTGCAGTCGAAACCATTGACGAACCGGCGATCACTCTTCAGGTCGTTAACAATATGCTAAGTGGAGAGACCAGATTCCGTTCCGAATTAGAACTAGCTGACGAAAAGGAAAACAACTACCTGACCGTCACTCTCGACCCGGCGACAGACGACCTTGATAGCGTGTACATCAAGTCCGCCGCAATTTTTGTCGAAGACGCCTTACAGCGTTCTAACGGAAATCTTCGCCGGGCCGCCCGTTCGATCAATACCACCCATTCAACTATCTCCCGCATTCTGAAAAAGAATCAGGAACGGTTTGTGACTCCATCAAACGCATCTGGCTCACTTGCGGCTGCAGCATAG
- a CDS encoding strawberry notch family protein, protein MYSIQERSSEGLPAPVLTSSERTPIVEHNHQPDLDINIYSPRFITGGSPHPGVIVEPPGLANVEPPQIRYRPRLPKHLSETGKLSAMQLERIIYAGQAHEQRLADGSRAGISIGDGTGTGKTATLAGVILDNWFQGRRRAVWFSVKADLIEAVSDEFKRLGLTPPIKLINDFPTDQEIDIQDGIVFCTYRSLIARSKKGNKRLDQITRWLGPSGVVIFDEGHKAKYAFADDRGKSTQTGAAVLEIQNPERFPDVRVVYSSATSAGEVRHLAYMSRLGLWGAGTNFPLGFEQFAEEIESGGVGALEMVCRDLKAMGRYLCGNLSMGTDPESGLSVEFREVIHKLTPAQRRMYDNMAQGWQEVFRNIHRALDLTNSGKATRSSALNQFWAEHQRCFRNLITAFKVPTLIREIEDALSRKESIVVSITGTGESQTKKQIERAADQEEAIDSLDFSPRETLTRLVANCFPTACFQERTNPYSGTVEYIPLVDANGDQVESRAALQLRTELLDKLSILEVPEHPLDQLVNYFGVENIAEMTGRKKRLIRTAKGTLEYRPRQLAGVPSKLINLHEKNAFQNGDKRIAVMSEVASTGDSLHAGKSVGNQQRRLHIAAELKWSADKQIQDFGRTHRTGQVAPPVYLLVFTELGGEKRFSSTIARRLGNMGALTKGDRRAEKAGNLDKYNLESREGRSALSVVFTGIMKGREIEGLEDPKQALRDMGLVKTVDGDEQIPDSEKTNIPRFLNRLLSLEVDRQNALFDYFYSTFLETIEYLKQKGKLDDGMEDLKAMSVAISGSPQVLNSDPLTGAKTVYYKLELKVATTPARYLDMAASEIHQFYQDRRDGSFISVRRTLSHTDPETGERYQMFSITKPSGRNVAYLRESELNQRYRIVPKTKAEDWWIKEETKIPEFENRTVHILSGALLPIWKYLKTLSHDALNIVRTTTDDGTRLVGVKISEEWLRDIRQHFGLRSSIPTTANEVMRVVDFEKNSVNLIDDVTVRSSRFQGQLLTEICPSTFEQIRELRGMGLVNIVQHGRQRFFLPQESPGLALEKVLFLYPPESTSISFLPELQAATEELTKQEPVILPEWLIEPALESVTSLGGSAKVFVDQNGIPLLNETFAM, encoded by the coding sequence ATGTATTCCATTCAAGAACGAAGTTCGGAAGGACTTCCTGCTCCCGTACTTACCTCGAGTGAAAGGACTCCAATCGTAGAGCATAATCACCAACCTGATCTAGACATAAACATTTATTCCCCTCGATTTATTACCGGCGGATCGCCACATCCGGGAGTGATTGTTGAGCCTCCGGGCCTCGCCAATGTTGAACCGCCCCAGATTCGTTACCGGCCGCGACTTCCAAAGCATCTGTCAGAGACCGGAAAACTCTCGGCAATGCAATTGGAGCGGATTATCTATGCTGGACAAGCACACGAGCAGCGTCTTGCGGACGGTTCGCGAGCGGGCATAAGCATCGGCGACGGAACCGGAACCGGCAAGACGGCGACGCTTGCGGGAGTCATTCTGGACAACTGGTTCCAGGGACGGCGGCGAGCCGTTTGGTTTTCAGTAAAGGCCGATCTGATCGAAGCTGTCTCCGATGAGTTCAAGAGACTTGGGTTGACGCCGCCGATCAAGCTGATCAATGACTTTCCAACCGATCAGGAGATAGACATTCAGGACGGAATTGTTTTCTGCACATATCGATCGCTAATAGCCAGATCGAAAAAGGGCAATAAACGGCTCGATCAGATAACCCGTTGGCTTGGCCCAAGCGGCGTCGTGATCTTCGATGAAGGGCATAAGGCTAAGTACGCTTTTGCCGACGATCGGGGCAAATCTACACAGACCGGAGCCGCCGTTCTTGAGATCCAGAATCCAGAAAGGTTTCCGGATGTGAGAGTGGTCTACTCTTCCGCGACATCGGCCGGTGAGGTGAGACATCTAGCATATATGTCACGGCTTGGTTTGTGGGGGGCAGGAACTAACTTTCCGCTAGGCTTCGAGCAGTTCGCTGAAGAGATCGAATCCGGAGGTGTCGGTGCTTTAGAGATGGTCTGCCGCGACCTTAAGGCGATGGGACGATACCTGTGCGGCAACCTGAGTATGGGAACCGATCCGGAGTCGGGCCTGTCGGTTGAGTTTCGTGAGGTAATTCATAAGCTCACCCCTGCTCAGCGAAGGATGTATGACAACATGGCCCAGGGCTGGCAGGAAGTCTTTCGGAATATCCATCGAGCCCTGGATCTAACTAACTCCGGCAAGGCCACGCGAAGCAGTGCCCTCAATCAGTTTTGGGCAGAGCATCAACGCTGCTTTCGCAATCTGATCACAGCATTTAAGGTTCCGACGCTGATCCGCGAGATCGAAGATGCCCTCAGCAGAAAAGAGTCCATTGTGGTGTCGATAACGGGCACCGGCGAGAGCCAGACCAAAAAGCAGATCGAAAGGGCGGCAGATCAGGAAGAGGCGATTGACAGTCTCGATTTCAGTCCGAGAGAAACACTTACTCGACTCGTAGCGAATTGTTTTCCGACCGCCTGCTTTCAGGAAAGAACCAATCCTTACAGCGGAACTGTTGAGTACATTCCTCTTGTCGATGCCAATGGCGATCAGGTTGAGAGCAGAGCCGCTTTGCAGTTGCGAACAGAACTTCTGGATAAGCTATCAATACTTGAGGTTCCCGAGCATCCGCTTGATCAACTCGTGAACTATTTCGGGGTAGAGAACATTGCAGAGATGACCGGCCGGAAGAAACGCCTGATCCGGACGGCGAAAGGCACACTGGAGTATCGGCCGCGACAACTTGCTGGTGTTCCTTCAAAGCTTATCAACCTCCATGAAAAGAACGCCTTTCAGAATGGTGATAAACGGATCGCGGTCATGTCTGAGGTGGCATCGACCGGGGACAGCCTTCATGCAGGCAAATCCGTTGGGAATCAGCAGCGACGCCTTCATATCGCTGCGGAGCTAAAATGGTCAGCCGATAAACAGATCCAGGACTTCGGACGTACTCATCGGACAGGTCAAGTGGCACCCCCGGTCTATCTGCTAGTCTTCACGGAACTCGGCGGCGAGAAAAGATTCTCCTCAACTATCGCCAGAAGACTCGGTAATATGGGAGCCCTTACAAAGGGTGACCGCCGTGCCGAAAAGGCCGGCAACCTTGATAAATATAATCTTGAATCGAGAGAAGGGCGTTCGGCGTTAAGTGTCGTATTCACTGGCATCATGAAAGGCCGGGAGATCGAGGGGCTCGAAGATCCGAAACAGGCGCTGAGAGATATGGGCCTTGTTAAGACGGTCGATGGTGACGAGCAGATCCCCGACAGCGAAAAGACAAATATCCCTCGATTCCTAAACAGGCTGCTTTCGCTTGAGGTGGACCGGCAGAATGCTCTTTTCGACTACTTCTATTCAACATTCCTCGAAACCATTGAATATCTAAAGCAGAAAGGAAAACTGGATGATGGAATGGAAGACCTGAAAGCGATGTCAGTCGCCATCTCGGGATCGCCCCAGGTTCTTAATTCAGATCCCCTGACCGGAGCAAAGACGGTTTATTACAAATTGGAACTTAAAGTCGCGACGACGCCGGCTAGATATCTTGACATGGCGGCCAGCGAGATACACCAGTTCTATCAGGACCGGCGAGACGGATCGTTTATATCGGTCAGAAGAACTTTATCCCATACTGATCCCGAAACTGGGGAACGGTATCAGATGTTCTCTATAACAAAGCCTTCCGGCCGCAACGTAGCCTATTTACGCGAGAGCGAGTTGAATCAGCGGTATCGGATCGTTCCGAAAACCAAGGCGGAAGACTGGTGGATCAAAGAGGAGACCAAGATACCTGAATTTGAGAACAGGACCGTCCATATTCTCAGCGGTGCATTGCTTCCCATATGGAAATATCTTAAGACACTCAGCCACGATGCGCTGAATATCGTTCGAACCACCACTGATGACGGTACGAGGCTCGTTGGCGTGAAGATATCGGAAGAATGGCTCAGAGATATCCGTCAGCACTTTGGCCTTCGATCAAGTATTCCAACAACGGCGAATGAAGTAATGCGAGTAGTCGATTTTGAAAAGAACAGCGTCAATTTGATCGACGATGTCACTGTGCGGTCATCGCGGTTCCAGGGTCAACTGCTCACAGAAATTTGTCCTTCCACTTTCGAGCAGATCAGAGAACTCCGGGGAATGGGACTCGTCAATATCGTACAGCACGGGCGCCAGAGATTCTTTCTTCCACAGGAATCACCAGGGCTCGCTCTCGAAAAAGTCTTGTTTCTTTATCCGCCGGAATCGACAAGCATATCGTTTCTTCCGGAATTACAGGCCGCAACCGAGGAACTCACAAAACAGGAACCTGTAATCCTACCAGAATGGCTTATCGAACCAGCTCTCGAATCCGTAACCAGTCTCGGCGGCTCCGCGAAAGTGTTTGTAGATCAGAACGGTATTCCGCTATTGAACGAAACATTCGCGATGTAA